One part of the Pandoraea faecigallinarum genome encodes these proteins:
- a CDS encoding DMT family transporter: MPWWFVLIWSTGFIVAKYGMPNAEPLTFLAWRFGCTLAVMLPIALLTRSPWPKRAVDATRVVAGPPAGGDLIGRRPLQASRLGPTHASHLDWPLLAHLAVSGILIQAVYLGGVWAAIKQGAPAGLAALIVGIQPLLTALFARVVGEPVSRRQWLGLLCGFVGVGLVVANKVGVRGVGGGTVALCVLSLVAITAGTLYQKRFCAHFDLRVGTVVQFGAAFVVTLPAAWALETMQVRWNAEMIGALAWSVLALSIGAISLLFLLIRHGAATKVSSLMYLTPPTTAVMAWLLFGETLSPVSAAGMVVAALGVALVIERRTSS, from the coding sequence ATGCCCTGGTGGTTCGTGCTGATCTGGAGCACCGGGTTCATCGTCGCCAAATACGGCATGCCGAACGCCGAGCCGCTGACGTTTCTCGCGTGGCGCTTCGGGTGCACATTGGCGGTGATGTTGCCCATCGCGCTGCTCACGCGTTCCCCGTGGCCCAAGCGAGCCGTCGACGCAACGCGCGTGGTCGCCGGCCCGCCGGCGGGCGGCGATCTCATCGGGCGCCGCCCCCTACAAGCGTCACGCCTTGGACCGACCCACGCCTCCCATCTCGACTGGCCGCTGCTGGCGCACTTGGCCGTCTCGGGCATCCTGATTCAAGCAGTCTATCTGGGCGGGGTCTGGGCGGCGATCAAGCAGGGAGCTCCTGCGGGACTGGCGGCGCTCATTGTCGGCATCCAGCCGTTGTTGACCGCGCTCTTCGCGCGTGTGGTCGGAGAGCCGGTGTCGCGACGTCAATGGCTCGGGCTGCTGTGCGGCTTCGTGGGCGTCGGGCTGGTGGTGGCCAACAAGGTCGGGGTTCGCGGTGTCGGGGGAGGGACCGTGGCGCTGTGCGTACTGAGTCTGGTCGCGATCACCGCCGGCACGCTGTATCAAAAGCGCTTTTGCGCCCATTTCGATCTGCGCGTGGGCACGGTGGTCCAGTTCGGCGCCGCTTTCGTCGTGACGTTGCCCGCCGCGTGGGCGCTGGAGACGATGCAGGTGCGCTGGAATGCAGAGATGATCGGCGCGCTCGCCTGGTCCGTGCTGGCGCTGTCGATCGGTGCGATTTCGCTGTTGTTCCTGCTGATTCGCCATGGCGCGGCGACCAAGGTATCCAGTCTGATGTATCTGACGCCGCCCACCACGGCGGTCATGGCATGGTTGCTGTTCGGCGAGACACTGTCTCCCGTCAGCGCGGCAGGCATGGTCGTGGCCGCGCTTGGCGTCGCGCTGGTGATCGAGCGACGCACGTCGTCGTAG
- a CDS encoding phasin family protein, whose amino-acid sequence MSFLTPEQFAAAHKANLETLFGLTNKAFEGVEKLVELNLQAVKASLAESASTAQKAFAVKDAQELLALQANLVQPAAEKALAYGRHLYEIASSTQAEVTKVAEAQLAEGSQNVQALFDNLAKNAPAGSESAVALAKSALSAANSAFDSVQKATKQAVEIAETNFAAATNVASKAAAQASRAASAKK is encoded by the coding sequence ATGTCGTTTCTGACCCCCGAGCAATTCGCAGCTGCCCACAAAGCCAATCTGGAAACCCTGTTTGGCCTGACCAACAAAGCCTTCGAAGGCGTTGAAAAGCTGGTCGAGCTGAATCTGCAAGCCGTGAAGGCCTCGCTGGCCGAGTCCGCATCGACCGCCCAGAAGGCATTCGCAGTGAAGGACGCGCAAGAGTTGCTCGCGCTGCAAGCCAATCTGGTCCAGCCGGCCGCCGAGAAGGCCCTCGCCTACGGCCGTCACCTGTACGAAATCGCGTCGTCGACGCAAGCCGAAGTGACCAAGGTCGCCGAAGCGCAACTCGCCGAAGGCTCGCAGAACGTGCAAGCGCTGTTCGACAACCTGGCCAAGAACGCCCCGGCCGGTTCGGAGTCGGCGGTTGCATTGGCCAAGTCGGCCCTGTCCGCCGCCAACAGCGCGTTCGACAGTGTGCAGAAGGCCACCAAGCAAGCCGTGGAAATCGCGGAGACGAACTTCGCTGCCGCGACCAACGTTGCCTCGAAGGCTGCGGCTCAGGCGTCGCGTGCTGCCAGCGCCAAGAAGTAA
- a CDS encoding nitroreductase, with the protein MKYPDSPPHAQTAPRSCAEPSSAHLASADVTPAVEAEATARESTHPVAVNDNAGLRVEYVDEAIRSRRSIRAYLPTPVPQATVADILSVASRAPSGSNIQPWQTYVLTGEALKRLTSRLLEAFNDPAQRLMHQEEYAYYPREWMEPYQARRRKVGWDLYGLLGIGRADKARMHGQHARNFTFFDAPVGLLFTIDRHLEQGSWLDYGMFLQSVMVAARARGLDTCPQAAFTPFHQVIAAELRLPETRMVVCGMAMGYADPNAVENALVTERAPLDEWAHFLN; encoded by the coding sequence ATGAAATACCCAGATTCGCCACCGCATGCGCAGACTGCGCCGCGCTCGTGCGCTGAACCGTCGTCTGCCCATTTGGCGTCTGCCGACGTGACGCCAGCCGTCGAAGCCGAGGCGACGGCTCGGGAAAGTACGCATCCCGTCGCTGTCAACGACAACGCAGGGTTGCGCGTGGAATATGTCGACGAGGCGATTCGCAGTCGACGCTCGATTCGTGCGTATTTGCCCACACCCGTGCCCCAAGCCACCGTGGCGGATATCCTCTCGGTGGCGTCGCGTGCGCCGTCCGGCAGCAATATTCAGCCGTGGCAAACCTACGTACTCACCGGCGAGGCGCTGAAGCGGCTGACTTCGCGTTTGCTGGAGGCGTTCAACGACCCGGCACAGCGGTTGATGCATCAGGAGGAGTACGCGTATTACCCGCGCGAATGGATGGAGCCTTATCAGGCACGGCGGCGCAAAGTGGGATGGGATCTGTACGGCCTGCTGGGCATTGGACGGGCCGACAAGGCGCGCATGCATGGCCAGCACGCACGTAACTTCACCTTCTTCGACGCGCCGGTCGGACTGCTTTTCACGATCGACCGGCATTTGGAGCAGGGGAGTTGGCTGGACTACGGCATGTTCCTGCAAAGCGTGATGGTGGCTGCCAGGGCGCGTGGGCTCGACACTTGTCCGCAAGCGGCATTTACCCCGTTTCATCAGGTGATTGCCGCGGAGTTGCGTCTACCGGAGACCCGGATGGTGGTGTGCGGCATGGCCATGGGATATGCGGACCCGAACGCCGTTGAAAACGCTCTCGTCACGGAGCGTGCGCCCCTCGATGAGTGGGCGCATTTTTTGAACTGA
- a CDS encoding histone deacetylase: MQAFYSDHFVLPLPPGHRFPMEKYARLRERVAHELPHVALVEALPADDAMLRRVHSPAYVARVSAGGLDPKEQRSIGFPWSPEMVERSRRSAGATVAACRAALTDGVAANLAGGTHHAYADRGEGFCVFNDGAVAARTMQAELGPGTRVAIVDLDVHQGNGTAAIFEHDPSVFTLSLHGEHNYPFHKATGDLDVALPDGCGDEDYLVALGHALTDLFAQFTPTLVIYLAGADPLENDRLGRMALSHDGLLARDHRVLSACAERGLPVAIAMAGGYGRDIDQTVAAHFATIRLASRFARGRHRESRPYPEGVPV, encoded by the coding sequence ATGCAAGCGTTTTACAGCGACCATTTCGTTCTGCCGTTGCCGCCCGGACACCGGTTCCCCATGGAGAAGTACGCCCGCCTGCGCGAACGTGTCGCGCACGAGCTGCCCCACGTCGCGCTGGTCGAAGCCTTGCCCGCCGACGACGCGATGCTCCGTCGGGTACATTCGCCGGCGTACGTCGCGCGCGTGAGTGCAGGTGGGCTGGATCCGAAAGAGCAGCGCAGCATTGGATTCCCATGGTCGCCCGAAATGGTCGAACGCTCGCGTCGTTCGGCCGGCGCGACGGTCGCCGCGTGTCGTGCGGCATTGACCGACGGCGTCGCTGCGAATCTCGCAGGCGGTACGCATCATGCCTACGCCGACCGCGGTGAGGGCTTCTGCGTCTTCAACGATGGCGCCGTCGCCGCGCGAACGATGCAGGCGGAACTGGGGCCGGGCACCCGTGTGGCCATCGTCGATCTCGATGTCCATCAAGGCAACGGAACCGCAGCCATTTTCGAGCATGATCCGAGCGTTTTCACGCTGTCGCTGCATGGCGAACATAACTACCCGTTTCACAAGGCGACGGGCGACCTGGACGTCGCATTGCCCGATGGTTGCGGCGACGAGGACTACCTCGTTGCCCTGGGTCACGCGCTCACGGATCTCTTCGCGCAATTCACGCCGACGCTCGTCATTTACCTGGCCGGGGCCGACCCGCTCGAAAACGACCGGCTCGGTCGTATGGCACTGTCGCACGACGGTTTGCTTGCACGCGACCATCGCGTGCTGAGCGCCTGTGCCGAACGCGGATTGCCTGTCGCGATCGCCATGGCGGGAGGATACGGGCGTGACATCGACCAGACGGTCGCCGCTCATTTCGCCACGATCCGTCTCGCCAGCCGCTTTGCAAGAGGACGTCACCGCGAATCTCGCCCATATCCGGAGGGCGTTCCCGTATGA
- the aceE gene encoding pyruvate dehydrogenase (acetyl-transferring), homodimeric type, with protein sequence MSAVPEEALKIVSPADADPQETQEWLASLEGVLAAEGPERAHYLLEKLIEFARINGEHLPFSANTPYINTIPVDQQARIPGDQDIEHKIRSYTRWNAIAMVLRAGKDTNVGGHIASFASAATLYDVGFNHFWHAPSDKHGGDLVFVQGHSSPGVYSRAFLLGRLEMTQLENFRQEVDGGGLSSYPHPWLMPDFWQFPTVSMGLGPIMAIYQARFMKYLESRAIVKTEGRKVWAFLGDGETDEPESLGAIGMAGREQLDNLVFVINCNLQRLDGPVRGNGKIIQELESEFRGAGWNVIKVIWGSRWDSLLARDKQGLLMKRMMECVDGEYQTYKSKDGAYVREHFFNTPALKAMVADWSDEDIWALNRGGHDPHKIYAAYQAATTHKGQPTVILAKTIKGYGMGEAGQAMNITHQQKKMPVESLKKFRDQFKLPISDDEIAEVPYLKFEEGSKELEYMRARRMELGGYLPQRRTKAASLPVPALSAFDALLKATAEGREISTTMAFVRILNVLLKDKVLGQRIVPIVPDESRTFGMEGLFRQIGIWSQVGQRYIPQDQDQLMFYKESENGQILQEGINEAGGMCDWIAAATSYSTHGETMIPFYIFYSMFGFQRIGDLAWAAGDMRARGFLVGGTAGRTTLNGEGLQHEDGHSLLWASSIPNCLPYDPTFAFELAVIVQDGLRRMVQEQEDVYYYLTVMNENYAHPAMPEGVEKDILKGMYAFRRGTDNSKAPRVQLLGSGTIFNEVIAAAEMLKNDWGVESDLWSCPSFTELAREGNDVARHNLLHPTETARLSHVEKCLNETRGPVIASTDYIRTYADQIRPFVRGRYVVLGTDGYGRSDTREKLRHFFEVDRNWVTVAALKALADEGTLPASKVAEAIAKYNLDPNKPNPMTV encoded by the coding sequence ATGTCCGCCGTACCTGAAGAAGCCCTGAAGATCGTATCCCCTGCGGACGCCGATCCCCAAGAAACGCAAGAATGGCTGGCCTCGCTCGAAGGCGTGCTCGCCGCCGAGGGACCGGAGCGCGCTCACTACCTGCTCGAAAAGCTGATCGAATTCGCCCGAATCAACGGCGAACACCTCCCGTTCTCGGCGAACACTCCCTACATCAACACCATCCCGGTCGACCAGCAAGCCCGTATTCCGGGCGATCAGGACATCGAGCACAAGATTCGCTCATACACGCGCTGGAATGCGATCGCGATGGTGCTGCGCGCCGGTAAGGACACGAACGTCGGCGGCCATATCGCCTCGTTCGCCTCGGCCGCAACCCTTTACGACGTCGGCTTCAACCACTTCTGGCACGCGCCGTCCGACAAGCATGGCGGCGATCTGGTGTTCGTGCAGGGTCACTCGTCGCCGGGCGTCTACAGCCGTGCGTTTTTGTTGGGCCGTCTGGAGATGACCCAACTCGAGAATTTCCGTCAGGAAGTGGATGGTGGCGGTCTGTCCTCGTACCCGCACCCGTGGCTGATGCCGGACTTCTGGCAGTTCCCGACAGTGTCGATGGGGCTGGGCCCGATCATGGCGATCTACCAGGCTCGCTTCATGAAGTATCTGGAGTCGCGTGCGATCGTGAAGACCGAAGGCCGCAAGGTGTGGGCATTCCTTGGCGACGGCGAAACGGACGAACCGGAATCGCTGGGTGCAATCGGCATGGCGGGGCGTGAGCAACTTGACAACCTCGTGTTCGTCATCAACTGCAACCTGCAACGCCTGGACGGTCCGGTGCGCGGTAACGGCAAGATCATCCAGGAACTCGAATCGGAATTCCGCGGTGCTGGCTGGAACGTCATCAAGGTGATCTGGGGCAGCCGCTGGGATTCGCTGCTCGCGCGCGACAAGCAGGGCCTGCTGATGAAGCGCATGATGGAATGCGTGGACGGCGAATACCAGACGTACAAGTCGAAGGACGGTGCCTACGTTCGCGAACACTTCTTCAATACGCCGGCACTCAAGGCGATGGTCGCCGACTGGTCGGACGAGGACATTTGGGCACTGAACCGCGGTGGTCACGATCCGCACAAGATCTACGCCGCCTATCAGGCCGCAACGACCCACAAGGGTCAACCGACCGTCATCCTGGCCAAGACCATCAAGGGCTATGGCATGGGTGAAGCCGGTCAGGCCATGAACATCACCCACCAGCAGAAGAAGATGCCGGTGGAGTCGCTCAAGAAATTCCGCGACCAGTTCAAGCTGCCGATCTCGGACGACGAGATTGCCGAAGTGCCGTACCTCAAGTTCGAGGAAGGCTCGAAGGAACTGGAATACATGCGCGCCCGCCGCATGGAACTCGGCGGTTACCTGCCGCAGCGCCGTACGAAGGCGGCTTCGCTGCCGGTGCCTGCACTGAGCGCGTTCGACGCGTTGCTCAAAGCGACGGCGGAAGGCCGTGAGATTTCGACGACGATGGCGTTCGTGCGCATTCTCAACGTGCTGCTCAAGGACAAGGTGCTCGGTCAGCGCATCGTCCCGATCGTGCCGGACGAATCGCGCACCTTCGGCATGGAAGGCCTGTTCCGTCAGATCGGTATCTGGAGTCAGGTCGGCCAGCGCTACATTCCGCAGGATCAGGATCAACTGATGTTCTACAAGGAATCGGAGAACGGTCAGATTCTGCAAGAAGGCATCAATGAAGCCGGCGGCATGTGCGACTGGATCGCTGCCGCGACGTCGTACTCGACACATGGCGAGACGATGATCCCGTTCTACATCTTCTATTCGATGTTCGGTTTCCAGCGTATCGGTGATTTGGCCTGGGCCGCTGGCGACATGCGCGCTCGCGGTTTCCTCGTGGGCGGCACGGCCGGCCGTACGACCCTGAACGGTGAGGGTCTGCAACACGAAGACGGTCACTCGCTGCTGTGGGCGTCGTCGATCCCGAACTGCCTGCCGTACGACCCGACGTTCGCCTTCGAACTCGCCGTGATCGTACAGGACGGTTTGCGCCGTATGGTGCAGGAGCAGGAAGATGTGTACTACTACCTGACCGTGATGAACGAAAACTACGCACACCCGGCGATGCCGGAGGGTGTGGAGAAAGACATTCTGAAGGGTATGTACGCCTTCCGTCGCGGCACGGACAACAGCAAGGCCCCGCGCGTGCAATTGTTGGGTTCGGGCACGATCTTCAACGAAGTGATTGCCGCCGCCGAAATGCTCAAGAACGATTGGGGCGTCGAATCGGATCTGTGGAGCTGCCCGAGCTTCACGGAACTGGCTCGCGAAGGCAACGACGTGGCACGCCACAATCTGCTGCACCCGACCGAGACGGCACGTCTGTCGCACGTCGAGAAGTGCCTCAACGAGACGCGCGGCCCGGTCATTGCATCGACCGACTACATCCGTACGTATGCCGACCAGATTCGTCCGTTTGTCCGCGGCCGTTACGTTGTGCTCGGCACCGACGGTTATGGCCGCTCGGATACGCGTGAAAAGCTGCGTCACTTCTTCGAGGTGGATCGTAACTGGGTCACGGTCGCTGCCCTCAAGGCGCTGGCCGACGAAGGCACGCTGCCGGCCAGCAAGGTTGCCGAGGCGATTGCCAAGTACAACCTGGACCCGAATAAACCCAACCCGATGACCGTCTAA
- a CDS encoding MFS transporter translates to MTTVVVVKKAGEIAIAADSLVTFGDTRLSQSYEENRKVFLVGDSYVGLAGTTAHFPVMRAILSGMADECRLHSRDEVFRTFCRVHQKLKEEYFLNTKEEEDDPYESSQITSVIANPTGIYGVYSYREVFVFDRFWGIGSGRNFALGAMYALYDQDLSARAIAEAGVKAGAEFDKSSAGPFQVHAFPIDTTIKS, encoded by the coding sequence ATGACCACCGTGGTAGTCGTCAAGAAGGCAGGCGAGATCGCCATTGCCGCCGATTCGCTCGTGACGTTCGGGGACACTCGGCTGTCGCAATCCTACGAAGAGAACCGCAAGGTTTTCCTCGTGGGCGATTCGTATGTCGGCCTGGCCGGCACGACGGCGCATTTTCCGGTCATGCGCGCGATTCTCTCCGGCATGGCCGACGAGTGCCGTCTGCATTCGCGCGACGAGGTTTTCCGCACGTTCTGCCGCGTCCATCAGAAGCTCAAGGAAGAGTATTTCCTTAACACGAAGGAAGAGGAAGACGACCCGTACGAGTCGTCGCAGATCACCAGCGTGATTGCGAATCCGACCGGGATCTACGGGGTTTATTCCTACCGGGAAGTGTTTGTTTTCGATCGGTTCTGGGGGATCGGTTCGGGGCGCAACTTCGCGCTCGGCGCCATGTATGCCCTCTACGACCAGGATCTGAGCGCACGTGCCATCGCCGAAGCGGGCGTGAAGGCGGGGGCCGAATTCGACAAGAGTTCGGCGGGCCCGTTTCAGGTACATGCGTTTCCGATCGATACCACCATCAAGTCATAA
- the lpdA gene encoding dihydrolipoyl dehydrogenase produces MSLIEVKVPDIGAEGVDVIEVMIKPGDKIAKDASLITLESDKASMEVPSEVSGTVKEVKIKVGDKASEGTLIAIVEAEEADAGKPVAQAAAPAPAAPAAVPAAVSSAPAPVAARHTGGADIECDVLVLGAGPGGYSAAFRSADLGRKTVLVERYATLGGVCLNVGCIPSKALLHTAAVLEEAQSLGHHGISFAKPEVDLDKLRAYKESVVGKLTGGLAGMAKMRKVEVVHGVGTFLDANHVEVVGKEGSKRVVKFAQAIIAAGSQAVKLPFLPEDPRIVDSTGALELRQIPKKMLVIGGGIIGLEMATVYSALGAEIDVVEMLDGLMQGADRDLVKVWQKMNEKRFGRVMLKTKTVGAEAKADGIYVKFEGEAAPAEAQRYDLVLVAVGRSPNGKKIGAENAGVAVGDRGFISVDKQMRTNVPNIFAIGDIVGQPMLAHKAVHEAHVAAEAANGEKAYFDAIQIPSVAYTDPEVAWAGKTEDQLKAEGVKYGKAVFPWAASGRAIANGRDEGFTKVLFDEQTHRIVGGAIVGTHAGDLIGELCLAVEMGADAVDIGKTIHPHPTLAESVGMAAEIYEGVCTDVPPPRKK; encoded by the coding sequence ATGAGTCTCATTGAAGTCAAAGTGCCGGATATCGGCGCAGAGGGCGTAGACGTCATCGAGGTGATGATCAAGCCCGGCGACAAGATCGCCAAGGATGCGTCGCTCATTACGCTGGAATCCGACAAGGCTTCCATGGAAGTGCCGTCCGAAGTGTCGGGCACCGTCAAGGAAGTGAAGATCAAAGTGGGCGACAAGGCCAGTGAAGGCACGCTGATCGCCATCGTCGAAGCTGAAGAGGCGGATGCTGGCAAGCCGGTAGCCCAGGCGGCAGCGCCTGCACCGGCAGCACCGGCAGCTGTGCCCGCTGCGGTGTCGAGCGCCCCGGCACCGGTGGCCGCCAGGCATACCGGTGGCGCCGATATCGAATGTGATGTCCTCGTGCTGGGTGCCGGTCCAGGTGGATATTCGGCCGCGTTCCGAAGCGCCGATCTGGGGCGCAAGACAGTTCTCGTGGAACGTTACGCCACGCTGGGAGGCGTTTGCCTGAACGTGGGTTGCATTCCGTCGAAGGCACTGCTGCATACGGCGGCCGTACTCGAGGAAGCGCAGTCGCTCGGTCATCACGGCATTTCGTTCGCGAAGCCGGAAGTCGATCTCGACAAGTTGCGCGCGTACAAGGAAAGCGTGGTCGGCAAGCTCACCGGTGGTCTGGCTGGCATGGCCAAGATGCGCAAGGTCGAAGTCGTCCATGGCGTCGGCACGTTCCTCGACGCGAATCATGTCGAAGTCGTCGGCAAGGAAGGTAGCAAGCGTGTCGTGAAGTTTGCGCAGGCGATCATCGCTGCCGGTTCGCAAGCGGTGAAACTGCCGTTCCTGCCGGAAGATCCGCGCATCGTCGATTCGACGGGGGCGTTGGAACTGCGTCAGATCCCGAAGAAGATGCTTGTCATTGGTGGTGGCATCATCGGTCTCGAAATGGCGACGGTCTACAGCGCGCTGGGCGCAGAGATCGATGTCGTGGAAATGCTCGATGGTCTCATGCAGGGTGCCGACCGCGATCTGGTCAAGGTGTGGCAGAAGATGAACGAAAAGCGTTTTGGTCGCGTCATGCTCAAGACCAAGACGGTGGGTGCCGAAGCGAAGGCCGACGGCATCTACGTGAAGTTCGAAGGCGAGGCCGCACCGGCAGAAGCGCAGCGCTACGATCTCGTCCTGGTCGCGGTGGGGCGTAGCCCGAACGGCAAGAAGATCGGCGCGGAGAACGCTGGCGTGGCGGTGGGCGATCGCGGGTTCATTTCGGTGGACAAGCAGATGCGCACCAATGTGCCGAACATCTTCGCGATCGGCGATATCGTCGGTCAGCCGATGCTGGCGCACAAGGCCGTGCACGAAGCGCACGTGGCCGCCGAAGCAGCCAACGGCGAGAAGGCCTACTTCGACGCAATTCAGATCCCGTCGGTGGCTTACACCGATCCGGAAGTGGCCTGGGCCGGCAAGACGGAAGATCAGCTCAAGGCAGAAGGCGTGAAGTACGGCAAAGCCGTGTTCCCATGGGCAGCGTCGGGCCGTGCCATTGCGAACGGTCGCGATGAAGGCTTCACCAAGGTGCTGTTCGACGAGCAGACGCATCGCATCGTTGGCGGCGCTATCGTCGGCACGCATGCAGGCGATCTGATCGGCGAACTCTGCCTGGCCGTCGAAATGGGGGCCGACGCCGTCGACATCGGTAAGACGATTCATCCGCACCCAACGTTGGCCGAATCCGTCGGTATGGCCGCCGAGATTTACGAAGGCGTTTGCACCGACGTACCGCCGCCGCGCAAAAAGTAA
- the aceF gene encoding dihydrolipoyllysine-residue acetyltransferase — MSQVIEVKVPDIGDFKDLPVIEVLVKAGDKIDAEQALITLESDKATMDVPSPAAGVIKAMNLKVGDEVSEGSLILTLETANGSGAQANGAAAPAAAPAAAAPQAAAPAAAPTPPAAPAAAASGGTSKIDVKVPDIGGYDDVPVIEVLVKVGDTVTAEQSLVTLESDKASMDVPSPAAGVVKELKVNVGDKVSEGSLILVLEGAASASAAPARAAAAPAAAPAPQAAAPVPVAAPAPAPAATAAAPAPAAAPGSQPISHASPSVRKFARELGVDVTQVKGTGPKGRVVVEDVRNFVKSALAGNRPAAASAAPAGGGELNLLPWPKVDFAKYGPVEPKALSRIKKISGANLHRNWVMIPHVTNNDEADISELEAFRVQLNKENEKAGIKVTMLAFVIKACVLALKKFPTFNASLDGDNLVFKQYFHIGFAADTPNGLVVPVVRDADKKGVFEIARETSELAKLAREGKLKPDQMQGGCFSISSLGGIGGTTFTPIINAPEVAILGLSRSYQKPVWDDSKQQFVPQLTLPLSLSYDHRVIDGAEAARFNAYLGQLLADFRRAML, encoded by the coding sequence ATGAGTCAAGTGATCGAAGTGAAAGTCCCGGATATCGGCGACTTCAAGGACTTGCCCGTAATCGAAGTGCTGGTCAAGGCGGGCGACAAGATCGACGCCGAGCAGGCCCTGATCACGCTGGAGTCGGATAAGGCCACAATGGATGTGCCGAGCCCTGCCGCGGGTGTCATCAAGGCGATGAACCTGAAAGTCGGTGATGAAGTGTCCGAGGGCTCTCTTATTCTGACGCTCGAGACGGCGAACGGCTCGGGCGCGCAAGCCAACGGTGCTGCCGCGCCTGCGGCGGCACCCGCCGCTGCTGCGCCTCAGGCGGCGGCCCCGGCGGCAGCACCGACCCCACCGGCTGCCCCGGCTGCCGCGGCGTCGGGCGGCACGAGCAAGATCGACGTGAAGGTGCCGGATATCGGCGGTTACGACGACGTGCCCGTGATCGAAGTGCTGGTGAAGGTCGGCGATACCGTCACCGCCGAGCAGTCGCTCGTCACGCTGGAATCGGACAAGGCATCGATGGACGTGCCGAGCCCGGCCGCAGGCGTGGTGAAGGAGTTGAAGGTCAACGTTGGCGACAAGGTTTCCGAAGGTTCGCTGATTCTCGTGCTGGAAGGTGCGGCATCGGCGTCCGCCGCGCCGGCGAGGGCGGCTGCGGCTCCTGCCGCTGCGCCGGCACCTCAGGCGGCCGCACCGGTACCGGTAGCAGCGCCTGCGCCGGCGCCTGCCGCAACTGCTGCCGCCCCCGCGCCCGCGGCAGCCCCGGGCAGTCAGCCGATCAGCCACGCCAGCCCGTCGGTACGCAAGTTCGCACGTGAACTGGGTGTGGACGTAACGCAAGTCAAGGGTACGGGTCCGAAGGGCCGCGTGGTTGTCGAGGACGTGCGTAACTTCGTGAAGAGCGCACTCGCAGGCAACCGCCCGGCAGCGGCAAGCGCTGCGCCGGCAGGCGGCGGCGAACTGAATCTCCTGCCGTGGCCGAAGGTCGACTTCGCGAAGTATGGTCCGGTCGAGCCGAAGGCACTGTCGCGCATCAAGAAGATCTCGGGCGCGAACCTGCACCGTAACTGGGTGATGATTCCGCACGTCACGAACAACGACGAAGCCGATATCAGCGAACTCGAAGCGTTCCGCGTGCAGTTGAACAAGGAAAACGAAAAGGCCGGTATCAAGGTGACGATGCTCGCGTTCGTAATCAAGGCCTGCGTGCTCGCGCTGAAGAAATTCCCGACGTTCAACGCCAGCCTCGATGGCGACAATCTCGTCTTCAAGCAGTACTTCCACATCGGTTTTGCTGCCGACACACCGAACGGCCTCGTCGTGCCGGTCGTTCGCGATGCCGACAAGAAGGGAGTATTCGAGATCGCCCGCGAAACATCGGAACTGGCAAAGCTCGCCCGTGAAGGCAAGCTCAAGCCGGATCAAATGCAAGGCGGCTGCTTCTCCATTTCGTCGCTCGGCGGTATTGGCGGCACGACCTTCACGCCGATCATCAATGCGCCCGAAGTGGCCATCCTCGGCCTGTCGCGTTCGTATCAGAAGCCGGTGTGGGACGACAGCAAGCAACAGTTCGTGCCGCAACTGACGCTGCCGCTGTCGCTGTCCTACGATCACCGTGTGATCGATGGCGCAGAAGCCGCACGCTTCAACGCCTACCTGGGGCAACTGTTGGCGGACTTCCGTCGCGCGATGCTGTAA